The DNA sequence CGTACGCCGAGGCGCAAGAACGCCTGCACGAGCCGACGCTCGCGGCGCTCGCCGAGTTCGGACGAGCGGCGCGCTCGAGGCGCGAAGCGGCAGGCGCGCTCATGCTGCGCCTGCCCGAGGTGCGCATTCGCGTTCGAGACGGCGACGTGCGCATCACGTCGCTGCCGCCCTTCGAAAGCCGTCTGCTCGTGCAAGAAGCCATGATGGCCGCCGGAGAAGGCGTGGCACGCTGGGCGGCCGAGCGGGAGATCGCGTTGCCCTTCGCCGCGCAGGACCGACCCCTCGGAAGCGTCGAAGGAGACGACCTCGCCTCGCAGTACGCGGGCCGCAAGCTGCTCGCCCGCACGCGCTTCGCGCCCTCTCCCGCCCCACACTTCGGCTTGGGCCTGTCGATGTACGCGCAAAGCACGTCGCCGCTGCGGCGATACTTGGACCTCGTGGTGCATCAGCAAGTGCGGGCCTTCCTCGCGGGCGAGCGGTTGCTGTCGGGCCGCGAGATCTCGGCGCGCACCGCCGAGGCGGACATGGCGGCGGGCGCCGTGCGAAGCGCCGAGCGGGCCAGCAATCGTCATTGGACGCTGGTGTTCTTGCGGCGTCACGCGGCGTGGCGTGGAGAGGGCGTCGTCGTGGAGCGCAAAGGCGCGAGCGCGACCGTTCTGCTGCCCGACTTGGCGCTCGACGCGACCGTCACGGCTCCGCACGACCTCGGCGAGACGGTGACGCTGGAAGTGGCGAGCGTGGACCTGCCCAACCTCACGGCGAGGTGGCGCGTCCTGACTTGACTCGCCATGAAGCGGTGTGGCCGCCCTCGCGGTACGACGAGGCGGCCCGAACGCTACTCGGGCTTCGCTTCCCGCTCCATCAAAGACCGCAGCGCTTCGCTCGGCGACCACTCGCCCTCCACGACGTTGCGCACCGCCTTCACGATGGGCAGGTCGTGTCCGTGCGCGGACGCCCACTCGAACAGCAGGCGCGCGGTGCGCATGCCCTCGACGACCTTGCCGCCTTGCGCGGGACTTTGTCCTTTGACGATCGCTTCTCCGGCGGCGCGGTTACGCGAGTGGCGACTCGTGGCGGTCGCGACGAGGTCTCCGAGGCCCGACAAGCCGTACACCGTGTCGGGCGAAGCTCCGTTCGCCGCGAGGTAACGGCCCATCTCGCGCAAGCCACGGGTGAGCAGGGCGCTCTTGGCGTTGTCGCCGAGGGCCGCTCCGTCCACCATGCCCGCCGCGAGCGCCATGACGTTCTTGAGGACCCCGCCGAGTTCCACGCCGACGAGATCCGTGGAGGTGTAGACCCGGAAGGTCGGCGTGAGCAAAACGTCTTGCACGCTTTGCACGAACGCTTCGTCGTGACTCGCGACGACCGTCGCGGCGGGCAGCAGGCGCGCGACTTCCTCGGCGTGGTTCGGGCCGCTCAAGACGGCGACACGCGAAAACCCGAGGTGCGAAGCGAGTTCCGACAAGCGCTCGCCTCTCGCCGCCAAGCCCTTGGCGCACAAAACGACGCCGAGCGAGCGAGGCAGGCGCGACAGGAGGTCCTCCACGCCCGCCGAGGGTACGACGACGAGCGCGAAGTCGAACTGAGGCGCGACCGACAAGTCCGACGTCACGCGCACGTCGCTCGGCAACGTCACGCCAGGCAAGTACTCGGCGTTCTCTCGCTCCTCGCGAAGAAGAGACGCGAAGTCCTCGCGTCTCGCCCAGAGGGTCACGTCGCGCTCTTGGCGAGCGAGCATCACCGCGAGCGCCGTCCCCCAACCGCCCGCGCCCAGCACGAGAACGTTCACACGACCTCCGACGGCAGCCCCTGTCCTTCGAAGGCCTTCCACGCGAACACCCAGACGCGCGGCGCGTCGAACTCGGGCGGCGCGAAGTCGGGGAATTCCACGAATTCCCACCGTCCGAATCCCGCTGCCGCCAAGAGGGGTTCGAGGTCGAACTGATCGTAGCCACGCTCCTCGTGCACCTCGACGAACTCCTCGCCTTCCACGCGGCAAAAAGCTTGCACGACGCCGAGATCGCGCGCCGCGTCGTAGTGGTGCGACCAGTGATAGTGCACTTCGCGCCCGTCGGGCGTGACGGCCAGTCCTTCCAAGGCGTCCCCTTCCCACAAGTCACGCACGCCCGAGCGGGTGTTGATGTCGAACGCGAACAAGCCGCCCGGCGCGAGGTGCGCGTACACCCGCGAGAAAGCCGCGCCGAGATCCTCGGAAGCCGTGAGGTTGTTGAGCGAATCGAACAGGCACGTCACGAGGTCGAAGCGCCGCGACAAATCGAAGGTCCGCAAGTCCCCGAGAACGAATTCCACGTTCGGCACGCGCGAGCGCGCGACCTTCAGCATGTCCGCCGAGCCGTCCACGCCCACGACGTCGAGGCCGCGCTTCACGAACGGCTCGGTGCTCGCCCCGGTGCCGCAGGCGAGGTCGAGGACGCTGCTCGGCGTGAAGTTCTCCGAGCGGGCGTACGTCAAGATGAAGTCCGCCCAGGCGTCGTACTCGATGTCCGCCATGATCGCGTCGTACACGCTCGCGAGGGCTGTGAAAGGAGGGCGCTGCATGGGGGCATGATAGACGGAGGGGGGGTATCATGCCCACATGACCACCGATCAACGAACGGCGTTCGACACGCGGTT is a window from the Deinococcus yavapaiensis KR-236 genome containing:
- a CDS encoding NAD(P)H-dependent glycerol-3-phosphate dehydrogenase, with protein sequence MNVLVLGAGGWGTALAVMLARQERDVTLWARREDFASLLREERENAEYLPGVTLPSDVRVTSDLSVAPQFDFALVVVPSAGVEDLLSRLPRSLGVVLCAKGLAARGERLSELASHLGFSRVAVLSGPNHAEEVARLLPAATVVASHDEAFVQSVQDVLLTPTFRVYTSTDLVGVELGGVLKNVMALAAGMVDGAALGDNAKSALLTRGLREMGRYLAANGASPDTVYGLSGLGDLVATATSRHSRNRAAGEAIVKGQSPAQGGKVVEGMRTARLLFEWASAHGHDLPIVKAVRNVVEGEWSPSEALRSLMEREAKPE
- a CDS encoding class I SAM-dependent DNA methyltransferase: MQRPPFTALASVYDAIMADIEYDAWADFILTYARSENFTPSSVLDLACGTGASTEPFVKRGLDVVGVDGSADMLKVARSRVPNVEFVLGDLRTFDLSRRFDLVTCLFDSLNNLTASEDLGAAFSRVYAHLAPGGLFAFDINTRSGVRDLWEGDALEGLAVTPDGREVHYHWSHHYDAARDLGVVQAFCRVEGEEFVEVHEERGYDQFDLEPLLAAAGFGRWEFVEFPDFAPPEFDAPRVWVFAWKAFEGQGLPSEVV